In a genomic window of Quercus lobata isolate SW786 chromosome 4, ValleyOak3.0 Primary Assembly, whole genome shotgun sequence:
- the LOC115983230 gene encoding uncharacterized protein LOC115983230 produces the protein MAITAVQMAIIVGVLGLISFILGVLAETKKPAAGTPIPGKDVVICKYPSSPTVVLGSLSFVFLIASSVFGYLSVFYPYRGKQVPQSILFKSMNFTIFFNVSVFAAGMGAMFLLWPTITEQLHRSHNVHHNLETECPTAKTGLLGGGAFVSLDAALLWMVALMLAVNAREDFLDDQKEDHFKGGDDHVITTTI, from the exons ATGGCTATAACTGCGGTACAGATGGCGATTATTGTGGGTGTACTTGGTCTGATCTCCTTCATATTAGGAGTACTAGCTGAAACTAAGAAG CCTGCAGCTGGCACCCCAATTCCTGGGAAAGATGTCGTCATTTGCAAGTACCCATCGAGTCCCACAGTTGTTTTGGGTTCTCTCTCGTTTGTGTTTCTTATAGCTTCATCTGTATTTGGCTACTTGTCAGTCTTTTACCCTTACAGAGGAAAACAGGTTCCGCAGTCCATTTTGTTTAAAAGCATGAActtcaccatcttcttcaacGTTTCTGT GTTTGCAGCTGGAATGGGAGCAATGTTTCTATTATGGCCAACCATCACAGAGCAACTTCACCGGTCACACAATGTCCATCATAACCTCGAAACAGAATGTCCCACAGCTAAAACAGGCCTCCTTGGTGGTGGTGCTTTTGTGTCCTTGGATGCAGCTCTCTTATGGATGGTTGCCCTTATGTTAGCTGTCAATGCTAGAGAAGATTTCTTAGACGATCAAAAAGAGGACCATTTTAAGGGTGGAGACGACCATGTTATCACAACCACTATATGA